In one Balaenoptera acutorostrata chromosome 5, mBalAcu1.1, whole genome shotgun sequence genomic region, the following are encoded:
- the PPID gene encoding peptidyl-prolyl cis-trans isomerase D isoform X2 — MSHPSPQAKPSNPSNPRVFLDVDVGGERVGRIVLELFADIVPKTAENFRALCTGEKGIGPTTGKPLHFKGCPFHRIIKKFMIQGGDFSNQNGTGGESIYGGKFEDENFHYKHDKEGLLSMANAGRNTNGSQFFITMAPTPHLDGKHVVFGQVIKGMGVARILENVEVKGEKPAKLCITAECGELKGGDDWGIFPKDGSGDSHPDFPEDADIDVKDVDEILLIAEDLKNIGNTFFKSQNWEMAIKKYTKVLRYVEGSKAATENAGGAELQPVALSCLLNIGACKLKLSDWQGAVDSCLEALEIDPANTKALYRRAQGWQGLKEYDQALADLKKAQEIAPEDKAIQAELRKVKQKIKAQKDKEKAAYAKMFA; from the exons ATGTCGCACCCGTCCCCCCAGGCTAAGCCGTCCAACCCCAGTAACCCCCGAGTCTTCTTGGACGTGGACGTCGGAGGGGAGCGAG tggGTCGAATTGTCTTGGAATTGTTTGCAGATATTGTACCCAAAACTGCAGAAAATTTTCGTGCATTGTGTACAGGAGAAAAAGGCATTGGACCCACCACTGGGAAACCTCTACATTTCAAAGGATGTCCTTTCCATCGAA ttaTTAAGAAATTTATGATTCAGGGTGGAGACTTCTCAAATCAGAATGGGACAGGTGGAGAAAGTATTTATGGTGGAAAATTTGAAGATGAAAATTTCCATTATAAG CACGACAAGGAGGGATTATTGAGCATGGCGAACGCAGGCCGCAATACAAACGGCTCTCAGTTCTTCATCACCATGGCTCCGACCCCTCACTTGGATGGCAAACACGTGGTGTTTGGCCAGGTGATTAAAGGAATGGGTGTGGCAAGGATTCTGGAGAACGTGGAGGTGAAAGGTGAAAAACCTGCCAAA TTGTGCATTACTGCAGAGTGCGGGGAGCTGAAGGGAGGGGACGACTGGGGAATATTCCCCAAGGATGGATCTGGTGACAGTCATCCAGACTTCCCCGAGGATGCAGACATAGATGTAAAGGAT GTAGATGAAATTTTATTAATAGCGGAAGACTTAAAAAACATTGGAAATACTTTTTTCAAATCCCAGAACTGGGAGATGgccattaaaaaatacacaaaagttttaag GTACGTGGAAGGCTCGAAGGCTGCTACTGAGAACGCAGGCGGAGCAGAGCTGCAGCCCGTCGCTTTGAGCTGCCTGCTGAATATCGGCGCCTGCAAACTGAAGCTGTCCGATTGGCAGGGAGCAGTCGACAGCTGTTTGGAG GCCCTTGAAATAGATCCGGCAAATACCAAAGCACTGTACCGTAGAGCCCAAGGATGGCAAGGACTAAAAGAATACGACCAAGCATTG gCTGATCTTAAGAAAGCTCAGGAGATAGCACCAGAGGATAAAG CTATCCAGGCAGAATTGCGCAAAGTCAAGCAAAAGATAAAGGCacagaaagataaagagaaggcaGCTTATGCAAAAATGTTTGCTTAA
- the PPID gene encoding peptidyl-prolyl cis-trans isomerase D isoform X1: MSHPSPQAKPSNPSNPRVFLDVDVGGERVGRIVLELFADIVPKTAENFRALCTGEKGIGPTTGKPLHFKGCPFHRIIKKFMIQGGDFSNQNGTGGESIYGGKFEDENFHYKHDKEGLLSMANAGRNTNGSQFFITMAPTPHLDGKHVVFGQVIKGMGVARILENVEVKGEKPAKLCITAECGELKGGDDWGIFPKDGSGDSHPDFPEDADIDVKDVDEILLIAEDLKNIGNTFFKSQNWEMAIKKYTKVLRYVEGSKAATENAGGAELQPVALSCLLNIGACKLKLSDWQGAVDSCLEALEIDPANTKALYRRAQGWQGLKEYDQALADLKKAQEIAPEDKDTAARVLQARLQSCCRKHTSGSLPSAYTPAALHVSEDCLLWCPVILDGRAALEDTVFRADLVFGTIF; this comes from the exons ATGTCGCACCCGTCCCCCCAGGCTAAGCCGTCCAACCCCAGTAACCCCCGAGTCTTCTTGGACGTGGACGTCGGAGGGGAGCGAG tggGTCGAATTGTCTTGGAATTGTTTGCAGATATTGTACCCAAAACTGCAGAAAATTTTCGTGCATTGTGTACAGGAGAAAAAGGCATTGGACCCACCACTGGGAAACCTCTACATTTCAAAGGATGTCCTTTCCATCGAA ttaTTAAGAAATTTATGATTCAGGGTGGAGACTTCTCAAATCAGAATGGGACAGGTGGAGAAAGTATTTATGGTGGAAAATTTGAAGATGAAAATTTCCATTATAAG CACGACAAGGAGGGATTATTGAGCATGGCGAACGCAGGCCGCAATACAAACGGCTCTCAGTTCTTCATCACCATGGCTCCGACCCCTCACTTGGATGGCAAACACGTGGTGTTTGGCCAGGTGATTAAAGGAATGGGTGTGGCAAGGATTCTGGAGAACGTGGAGGTGAAAGGTGAAAAACCTGCCAAA TTGTGCATTACTGCAGAGTGCGGGGAGCTGAAGGGAGGGGACGACTGGGGAATATTCCCCAAGGATGGATCTGGTGACAGTCATCCAGACTTCCCCGAGGATGCAGACATAGATGTAAAGGAT GTAGATGAAATTTTATTAATAGCGGAAGACTTAAAAAACATTGGAAATACTTTTTTCAAATCCCAGAACTGGGAGATGgccattaaaaaatacacaaaagttttaag GTACGTGGAAGGCTCGAAGGCTGCTACTGAGAACGCAGGCGGAGCAGAGCTGCAGCCCGTCGCTTTGAGCTGCCTGCTGAATATCGGCGCCTGCAAACTGAAGCTGTCCGATTGGCAGGGAGCAGTCGACAGCTGTTTGGAG GCCCTTGAAATAGATCCGGCAAATACCAAAGCACTGTACCGTAGAGCCCAAGGATGGCAAGGACTAAAAGAATACGACCAAGCATTG gCTGATCTTAAGAAAGCTCAGGAGATAGCACCAGAGGATAAAG ATACTGCAGCACGCGTGCTACAGGCCAGGCTGCAGTCATGCTGCAGAAAGCACACGTCAGGGTCCCTGCCTTCAGCTTACACTCCAGCCGCTTTACACGTGTCTGAAGACTGTTTGCTCTGGTGTCCTGTAATTCTAGATGGAAGAGCAGCATTAGAAGACACAGTATTTAGGGCGGATTTAGTGTTTGGGACCATTTTTTAA